The following nucleotide sequence is from Streptomyces sp. HUAS CB01.
GGCCGCGGGCAGGTCGCCGTGCCCGAGGTCCACGAGCCGGCGCAGCAGTACGAGGATGCCGCCGGTGAACTCCATCTGCGACTCGACGTCAGCGAGCGGGCCGAGGTGGTCGGCGTGCTCGGCGAGGATCTCCAGGCCGCGCGACTCGTTGCCGGTCAGGGCGCAGAACTCGATGTGCTCGCCGACCGAGCGCAGCAGGCTGTCCTTGCCGCGGGTCATCCGGTAGCCGCGCAGATGGTGGGAGCGTGCCTCGGCGGCGCGGCCGAGCCGGACCAGCGGCAGCAGGGAGTGGGCGAGCACCCGGTGCGGCTCCTCCATGCAGGACTTGCCGCCGGACAGCACCGGCTCCCAGATCTCGACCGCCCTGGCGTCGTCGCCCTTGCGCGCCCGGTACCAGCCCTGGGTGTTGATCTCGCAGGCGTGGCAGTCGCTCATGCCGTCGCGTTCGGCGGCGGCCCAGCCCGCCATGGCCCGGTCCATCCGGTCCTCGTCGCCGATCGCGTCCGCGAGGTGGAACTCGGCCTGGCGGACGGCCCGTTCGCTGTACCCGGCGAGCCGGTAGCGGCGCTCCATGTCCGTCAGCCAGCGGTCCACCGTCGCGAGGGGGATCTCGGGTGACTCGACGATCCGTCCCGCGGCCCACTTGAAGCGCCAGTACAGGTTGTGCACCTCGTAGGACCCGAAGGACGACGGGTCCCGGTCGTACTCCTGGAGGAGCCGGGCGAAGGGGACCATCATCTTGGTGCGCTCCGAGCTGTACTCGTACGCGTCGATGAGGCCCTGGAGCGACCTGCGGAACAGTTCGCGGTCACCGGTGGCCTCCGCGGCGGCGTTCAGCGACTCCGCGCGGGCGTTGCGGGCGGCGCCGTAGGGGGCGCAGGAGTTCTCGCCGAGTGCCTGGCGGATCTCGTCGGGGGTCATCGAGGTCACTGCTGGTCCTCCCGGGGGTTCGCGCTCTGCGCCGCGGAGTGGGTCGCCCATTCCAGGAGCCCGAGGAAGGCCCGGTTGAGCAGGGTGGAGTCGGCCGGGCGCAGCGGTCGCTGCGACATCAGCAGGGCCTGGCCGTACAGCGACTCGACGGCGGTGCCGGTGAGCTCGGCGTCCGGCAGGGCGGCGATCCTGCGGATCAGCGGGTTGTTGTGGTTGAGCACCAGCCGGGCGCGCGGGGCCGAACCGCGCAGCGAGCCGAGGATGTCGCTCCACAGCGAGTCGGCGCTCTCCTGCGCGCTCGCCCGGTCGCGCTCGTGCCTGGCCTGCCGGTCGTCGAGGAACAGCGCGGGCACGGTCACCGGCTGGAAGGCGCGCAGCGACACGTCGCAGCCGTGCGGGTCCAGCCGGCCGCGGGCCGTCCCGAGGAAGGCGGCGAGCGCCAGCTCCTCGGTGGTGGAGACCGGGTCGAGCCGGTCGGTGACCGCTCCGGCGTCGAGCTCAATGACCTTCGCCGACGGCCGGATGCCGGGGAGCAGGGCGAGGAGTTCGGCGTCGTACGTGTATCCCGCGTTGACCACGCCCAGGCCGTGCGCCGCGGCGATCGGGGCGATCTGCCGGAACTCCTCGACGGTGCGGGTGAAATGGATCTCGGAGTGCGCGGTGGCGAACTCCTCCAGGTTCTGCTGTCCCTCGCTGGTCTCGAACGGCAGCCACGGCAGCATCAGCTCGAACAGCTCGGAGTCGTGCCGGGCCAGGGACTTGACGCCGAGGTGGTGGACGGACAGGAAGGCGGCGAGCCGGTCGGGCGACCCGGCGGCGAGCTCCGCCAGCCACTGCCGGATCCGGGAGCCGAGGGCGTCGCGGACCGCGGCCAGCGTCTCGTCGTCGTACAGGTGCTCGCGCGAGGCGGTGGGACGCAGGGAGTCGGCATCCACCACGGCGCGGACGAAGAAGGCCCACTCCGGGAGGAGTTTGTCCTCGTGGTCGGTGAGGAGCATGCCCTTCAGATAGGCACGGTGACCGGCCCGGTGCGCGGGGCTCGTCGGCTCCGGGAGGACGTAGGCCACGCCGCGGACGCCGGCGACCGGCAGGTCCAGGTCGATGACGTCGAGCGGGGTGAACCCGAACAGACGTGCGCAGTGCCCCGACAGTGCCACCCGGCGGGCGGCGGGCGTGGGGTAGTCGCGCTCCCAGACGGCCGGACGGTCGGTGACGGGACGCTCGGCGCCGTCGTCGCCGCGGAAGGTCATGTCGTACGGGAGCAGCGACCCGAAGTCCCGCGCCAGTTCCTCGACGCGCGCCGCCGCCGTCCACTCCTCCGCGCCCGGGCGCGGCTCGAGGTACACGGTCGTGCCGGCCTCGGGACGTGCCTCGTCGGGCAGGACACGGACGGTGTACGAGCCGTCGTCGGAGGCGAGCCACTCGACGGGGGCCGCGTCGGGCGTCCTGGCCGAGCGGGTGACCACCCGGATCTCGCGGGCGACGACGAAGCAGGCGAGCAGGCCGATGCCGAACTGGCCCAGGAACTCCCGGCGCGCGGACTCCAGGCCGTACTCGCCGCCGCGCTTGGAGCTCCGGCCGATCGTGGCGAGGAGCGTGCGGACCTCGTCGGCGGTCAGGCCGATCCCGCTGTCCTCGATGGAGACCCGGCCGCCCTCGGAGGACAGCCGGATGCGGATCGGCGCGGCGGGGTCGACGGCGTGGCGAGCGGTGACCGCGTCCACGGCGTTCTGCAGCAACTCGCGGACGTACACCCGCGGGCTGGAGTAGAGATGGTGGGACAGCAGATCGACCAGCCCGCGCAGATCGACCTGGAAGCTGCTGACGTCCGGCGGGGTCTCCCCGGCCCGTGCGTCGGAAGTCATGGCGCATCACCTCGCGTTGAGAACTCGTGGAAAACGGTGATCGCGAGGTCCCCCCCTCACAGATCACGAAGCGAGAGACAGAGTACGGGCGGCCACCGACAACCTCCTCCGGATTTGCCCCGGCCGCCTCCCGCCGCCCGCGGGCGGGCCGGACGGGGGCGTTCACGGCACGGCGGGCGCGCGGTACCGCCCTGCCCGCCGGGGCGGTACCGTACCGCGACGAAAGTGGTCTTCACCTGATTCCTCCCGGGATGCCCGGTTCTTCGGGGCGGTTGGGTACGGGTCCCTGGCTGGGAGTCGCGAAGTGGCGGGGTTCTCTGCGCTTCTGTTCCGACTGGTTCCCGGGTCATGACGACGGCAGCAGGGATGGCCGGCGGGGTGGCCTACCGCTGGGAGGTACCCCCGCGTCCGGCTGGTCCCAACCCGGCTGGTGCTGCATCTGCAGGCCCCGCCCGTCGCTGACGGTCAGGCGAAGTGAGCCGGGAATCCCCTCTCTTCAGGGAGGGGAGGAGTCGACGTTCCTTCTGGACACCCGGGGCGCCCGCCCGGACAATCACGACTGTGACGTCCTCCTTCGAGTTCCAGACGTGTCCCGCGCGGCCCTCCGACGCCGAGCGGGAGCGCGTACTCGGAGTGCTCCGGGAGGGCGCCGTCCAGGGCAGGTTGTCCCACGACACCTTCGTGCGGCGCATGGAGCTCGCCCTGGCCGCCCGCGGCCCCGACGAACTCCGCGCGCTCACCGCGGACCTGCGGCCCGACGGCGGGCGGCTGGCCGAGAGGCTGTACGGCGCGGTGGGCAGGATCTCGGCGTTCTCGGTGCGGCTCGGCCGCGCCTGGCGGGCGGAGCGGCTGCCTCCGCTGCTGCTGCCGGAGCCGGGACCGTATCCGCTGCGCATCGGCCGCGACCCGTCGAACGGACTTCGGCTCAGCCACGAGACGGTGTCGCGGCTGCACGCCGAACTGTCGCTGCGCGGCGGGCTGTGGGTGCTCCGAGACCTCGGTTCGACCAACGGCACGACCGTCAACGGCCGTCGTGTGACGGGGTCCGTGGTGGTCCGGGCCGGCGACATGGTCGGCTTCGGCCACATGAGCTTCCGCCTCGACGCCCGCTGAGACGGAGGGCGTCGCGGGGACGCCTCGCGGGGGCCCTCTCGCCCCCGGCCCGTCCGCCGCGTGCCGGACGGGCTCCGCGCGCGGAACCGGCGCGCGTGGGGTACGGGCCGGCCTCGCGCCCGGTGCCCCGCGTACAGGACCGGCGGCCCCGCACACCCAGCCGCGTCCGGCTGGTC
It contains:
- a CDS encoding HSP90 family protein, which translates into the protein MTSDARAGETPPDVSSFQVDLRGLVDLLSHHLYSSPRVYVRELLQNAVDAVTARHAVDPAAPIRIRLSSEGGRVSIEDSGIGLTADEVRTLLATIGRSSKRGGEYGLESARREFLGQFGIGLLACFVVAREIRVVTRSARTPDAAPVEWLASDDGSYTVRVLPDEARPEAGTTVYLEPRPGAEEWTAAARVEELARDFGSLLPYDMTFRGDDGAERPVTDRPAVWERDYPTPAARRVALSGHCARLFGFTPLDVIDLDLPVAGVRGVAYVLPEPTSPAHRAGHRAYLKGMLLTDHEDKLLPEWAFFVRAVVDADSLRPTASREHLYDDETLAAVRDALGSRIRQWLAELAAGSPDRLAAFLSVHHLGVKSLARHDSELFELMLPWLPFETSEGQQNLEEFATAHSEIHFTRTVEEFRQIAPIAAAHGLGVVNAGYTYDAELLALLPGIRPSAKVIELDAGAVTDRLDPVSTTEELALAAFLGTARGRLDPHGCDVSLRAFQPVTVPALFLDDRQARHERDRASAQESADSLWSDILGSLRGSAPRARLVLNHNNPLIRRIAALPDAELTGTAVESLYGQALLMSQRPLRPADSTLLNRAFLGLLEWATHSAAQSANPREDQQ
- a CDS encoding DUF1707 and FHA domain-containing protein — encoded protein: MTSSFEFQTCPARPSDAERERVLGVLREGAVQGRLSHDTFVRRMELALAARGPDELRALTADLRPDGGRLAERLYGAVGRISAFSVRLGRAWRAERLPPLLLPEPGPYPLRIGRDPSNGLRLSHETVSRLHAELSLRGGLWVLRDLGSTNGTTVNGRRVTGSVVVRAGDMVGFGHMSFRLDAR